In a genomic window of Bordetella petrii:
- a CDS encoding ExbD/TolR family protein, with protein MAFGSFDSKGSGSHTVSEINMVPLIDVMLVLLVIFIITAPLMAHSIRINMPQVSAEQVQEEPKTVDLAIDPAGALFWDEKPVAMEDLPNRFLSIAQTKPQPELRIRADMNTRYETLAKVMGAARRAGLSRIGFITQPAPADAGAAGEPAAAGAPAGPAAPATAATPAPAH; from the coding sequence ATGGCTTTCGGCAGCTTCGACAGCAAAGGCTCGGGCAGCCACACCGTGTCGGAAATCAACATGGTGCCGCTGATCGACGTGATGCTGGTGCTGCTGGTGATTTTCATCATCACGGCGCCGCTGATGGCGCACTCGATCCGCATCAACATGCCGCAGGTCAGCGCCGAGCAGGTGCAGGAAGAACCCAAGACGGTCGACCTGGCCATCGACCCGGCGGGCGCGCTGTTCTGGGACGAAAAACCGGTCGCCATGGAGGACCTGCCCAACCGCTTCCTGAGCATCGCGCAGACCAAGCCGCAGCCCGAGTTGCGCATCCGCGCCGACATGAACACCCGCTACGAGACGCTGGCCAAAGTCATGGGCGCGGCCCGGCGTGCCGGCCTGTCGCGCATCGGTTTCATTACCCAGCCGGCGCCCGCGGACGCCGGCGCGGCAGGCGAGCCGGCCGCCGCTGGCGCGCCGGCCGGCCCCGCGGCGCCCGCCACTGCGGCCACTCCCGCGCCGGCGCATTGA
- a CDS encoding DUF3579 domain-containing protein — translation MATRVKQFVIHGVTESGARFRPSDWAERLAGVMAQFRPPGFSGSHLAYSPYVLPVMIDGVRGVVVDQRLRELEPLAYKFVVDFAHDNKLKTEEREV, via the coding sequence ATGGCAACTCGCGTCAAACAATTCGTTATCCATGGCGTCACCGAGAGCGGCGCCCGGTTTCGCCCCAGCGACTGGGCCGAACGCCTGGCGGGCGTCATGGCCCAGTTCCGGCCGCCCGGCTTCAGCGGCAGCCATTTGGCGTATTCCCCCTATGTGCTGCCCGTCATGATCGACGGCGTGCGCGGCGTGGTGGTCGACCAGCGCCTGCGCGAGCTCGAGCCGCTGGCCTATAAGTTCGTGGTGGATTTCGCCCACGATAACAAGCTCAAGACCGAAGAACGCGAGGTCTGA
- a CDS encoding 2-hydroxyacid dehydrogenase: MTKQRILQVGSLSGSPSANQRLADGYDVFELWKHGDRKAALAEYGAGITAMVTSASMGADAALIAALPDLKAICSWGVGYETIDVQAARQRGVMVSNTPDVLTDCVADLAWGLMIAGARRMSLGDRYVRAGRWGQVHGSIPLGTRVSGKKLGIVGLGRIGQAIARRGDGFDMEVRYHNRRARTDVPYTYEASLVELARWADFLVVATVGGPETRHLVNREVLEALGPKGIIVNIARGPVIDEQALATALESGKLGCAALDVFEHEPNVPDALKTSDNTVLLPHIGSATYETRLAMEDLMLENLQSYFQTGKLVTPVD; encoded by the coding sequence ATGACCAAGCAACGCATCCTCCAGGTCGGCTCCCTGTCCGGCTCGCCCTCGGCCAACCAACGGTTGGCCGACGGCTACGACGTCTTCGAACTCTGGAAGCATGGCGACCGCAAGGCCGCGCTGGCCGAATACGGCGCCGGCATCACGGCCATGGTGACCTCGGCCTCCATGGGCGCCGACGCCGCCCTGATCGCCGCCCTGCCCGACCTGAAGGCCATCTGCAGCTGGGGGGTGGGCTACGAGACCATCGACGTGCAGGCCGCGCGCCAGCGCGGCGTGATGGTCAGCAACACGCCCGACGTACTGACCGACTGCGTGGCCGACCTGGCCTGGGGCCTGATGATCGCCGGCGCGCGCCGCATGAGCCTGGGCGACCGCTACGTGCGCGCCGGCCGCTGGGGCCAGGTGCACGGCAGCATCCCGCTGGGCACGCGCGTCAGCGGTAAAAAGCTGGGCATCGTCGGGCTGGGCCGCATCGGCCAGGCCATCGCCCGGCGCGGCGACGGCTTCGACATGGAAGTCCGGTACCACAACCGCCGCGCCCGCACCGACGTGCCGTACACCTACGAGGCCTCGCTGGTCGAACTGGCCCGCTGGGCCGACTTCCTGGTGGTGGCCACGGTGGGCGGGCCCGAAACCCGCCACCTGGTCAACCGCGAGGTGCTCGAAGCGTTGGGTCCCAAGGGCATCATCGTGAATATCGCGCGTGGCCCGGTCATCGACGAACAGGCGCTGGCCACGGCGCTGGAAAGCGGCAAGCTGGGCTGCGCCGCGCTCGACGTGTTCGAGCACGAGCCCAATGTGCCGGACGCGCTGAAAACCAGCGACAACACGGTGCTGCTGCCCCACATAGGCAGCGCTACCTACGAAACCCGCCTGGCCATGGAAGACCTGATGCTGGAAAACCTGCAGTCGTACTTCCAGACCGGCAAGCTGGTTACTCCGGTGGACTAA
- the argF gene encoding ornithine carbamoyltransferase, whose amino-acid sequence MTPPTHQTGPLRHFLQFRDFSPAEIAYVLERARLIKDKFKRYEPHMPLHDRTLAMVFEKASTRTRVSFEAGMYQMGGSVINLTSNDSQLGRSEPIEDTARVISRMVDIVMIRTFEQTRIERFASHSRVPVINGLTNEFHPCQILADIFTYIEHRGPIAGKTVAWIGDANNMSYTWLQAAEMLGFSLHVSTPRGYELDPARVGTPPAGVLRQFDDPIEACRGAHLVTTDVWTSMGYEAENDARRAAFADWCVDAEMMAAADPQAVFMHCLPAHRGEEVTGEVIDGPQSVVWDEAENRLHVQKALMEFLLLGRID is encoded by the coding sequence ATGACTCCTCCCACGCACCAGACCGGCCCCTTGCGGCACTTCCTGCAGTTCCGGGATTTTTCTCCCGCTGAAATCGCCTATGTGCTCGAGCGCGCACGCCTGATCAAGGACAAATTCAAGCGCTACGAGCCCCATATGCCCCTGCACGACCGCACCCTGGCCATGGTGTTCGAGAAAGCCAGCACCCGCACCCGGGTTTCGTTCGAAGCCGGCATGTATCAAATGGGCGGTTCGGTCATCAACCTGACCTCGAACGACTCGCAGCTGGGCCGCTCCGAACCCATCGAAGACACCGCGCGCGTCATCTCGCGCATGGTCGACATCGTAATGATCCGCACTTTCGAGCAAACCCGCATCGAGCGCTTTGCCTCGCATTCGCGCGTGCCGGTCATCAACGGCCTGACCAACGAGTTCCACCCGTGCCAGATCCTGGCCGATATCTTCACCTACATCGAACACCGCGGCCCCATCGCCGGCAAGACGGTGGCCTGGATCGGCGACGCCAACAATATGTCGTACACCTGGCTGCAGGCCGCCGAAATGCTGGGCTTCTCGCTGCACGTGTCGACCCCGCGCGGCTACGAGCTCGACCCGGCCCGCGTGGGCACCCCGCCCGCCGGCGTGCTGCGCCAGTTCGACGACCCCATCGAAGCCTGCCGCGGCGCACACCTGGTCACCACCGACGTCTGGACCAGCATGGGCTACGAAGCCGAGAACGACGCGCGCCGCGCCGCCTTCGCCGACTGGTGCGTCGACGCCGAAATGATGGCCGCCGCCGATCCGCAGGCCGTCTTCATGCACTGCCTGCCCGCCCACCGTGGAGAAGAGGTCACCGGCGAAGTCATCGACGGCCCGCAAAGCGTGGTCTGGGACGAAGCCGAGAACCGCCTGCACGTGCAGAAAGCCCTGATGGAATTCCTGCTGCTGGGCCGCATCGATTGA
- a CDS encoding potassium transporter Kup yields the protein MTSQHPGAAASHGQAVSSKAALLMGALGVVYGDIGTSPLYTLRACLVGFADLEPAHILGVLSILFWLLMLVVSFKYVTLILRADNRGEGGTLALLELAVRGREGRARWLLVVLGIFGAALFYGDSMITPAISVLSAIEGIGVVSHTLDAWIVPMSLAVLILLFVIQSRGTGAMGKLFGPVMALWFATLAVLGGWQVWQAPQVLQALNPIWALRFIDDFPLGSFLLLGAVVLALTGAEALYADMGHFGRPAIRRAWFSMVLPALVLCYFGQGALLLREPQAIRNPFFLMAPEWGLAPLVVLATIATVVASQAVISGAYSVTRQAVQLGFWPRMQILHTSAVEKGQIYLPQVNALLLAAVLVLVLLFQDSESLAAAYGFAVTGTMLVTSVLAFSVLPRGAAGWRRLAWLAVLGVLLVVDLLLFGANVFKIHEGGWLPLLVGTVVFLLMMTWRRGRGLLAEMQRRDHQPLKEFMTQLEEFPPARVPGTAIFMTMNPGVVPAALLHNLKHNKVLHEHVLFLTIRVADVPYASPDERFEVGQISPSCWQVVVHYGFKEDPDVPAVLRLVAEAYPEIDLEPMRTSYYLSRQTVVAARRPAMQRWRRAIFAFMARNGTRSTKFFKIPPNRVVEMGMQVEL from the coding sequence ATGACCTCGCAACATCCGGGCGCCGCGGCGTCCCATGGACAGGCTGTGTCCTCGAAAGCCGCGCTGCTCATGGGCGCGCTGGGCGTCGTCTACGGCGACATCGGCACCAGCCCGCTGTACACCCTGCGCGCTTGCCTGGTCGGGTTTGCCGACCTGGAACCCGCGCATATCCTGGGTGTGTTGTCGATCCTGTTCTGGCTGTTGATGCTGGTGGTGTCGTTCAAATATGTCACCCTGATTTTGCGCGCCGACAATAGGGGCGAGGGCGGCACGCTGGCGTTGCTGGAGCTGGCCGTGCGCGGCCGGGAGGGGCGCGCGCGCTGGCTGCTGGTGGTGCTGGGCATTTTCGGCGCCGCGCTGTTCTATGGCGACAGCATGATTACGCCGGCCATCTCGGTGCTGTCGGCCATCGAAGGCATCGGCGTGGTGTCGCACACGCTGGACGCCTGGATCGTGCCGATGTCGCTGGCCGTGCTGATCCTGCTGTTCGTCATCCAGTCGCGTGGCACGGGCGCCATGGGCAAGCTGTTCGGGCCGGTGATGGCGCTGTGGTTCGCCACACTGGCCGTGCTGGGCGGCTGGCAGGTCTGGCAGGCGCCGCAAGTGCTGCAGGCGCTCAACCCCATATGGGCCTTGCGCTTCATCGACGATTTCCCGCTGGGCAGCTTCCTGCTGCTGGGCGCCGTGGTGCTGGCCCTGACCGGCGCCGAAGCGCTATACGCCGACATGGGGCATTTTGGCCGCCCGGCGATCCGGCGCGCCTGGTTTTCGATGGTGCTGCCGGCGCTGGTGCTGTGCTATTTCGGCCAGGGCGCGCTGCTGTTGCGCGAACCGCAGGCGATCCGCAACCCATTTTTCCTGATGGCGCCCGAGTGGGGCCTGGCGCCGCTGGTGGTGCTGGCCACAATCGCTACCGTGGTGGCGTCGCAGGCGGTCATCTCCGGAGCGTACTCGGTCACGCGCCAGGCGGTGCAGCTGGGTTTCTGGCCGCGCATGCAGATCCTGCACACCTCGGCCGTCGAAAAGGGCCAGATCTACCTGCCGCAGGTCAACGCGCTGCTGCTGGCGGCGGTGCTGGTGCTGGTACTGTTGTTCCAGGATTCGGAAAGCCTGGCCGCCGCCTATGGCTTTGCTGTCACGGGCACCATGCTGGTAACGTCGGTGCTGGCGTTCTCGGTGCTGCCGCGCGGCGCCGCTGGCTGGCGCCGGCTGGCCTGGCTGGCGGTGCTGGGCGTGTTGCTGGTGGTCGACCTGCTGCTATTCGGCGCCAATGTGTTCAAGATCCACGAAGGCGGGTGGCTGCCGCTGCTGGTGGGCACGGTGGTATTCCTGCTGATGATGACCTGGCGGCGCGGGCGCGGCCTGCTGGCCGAGATGCAGCGCCGCGATCACCAGCCGCTGAAGGAATTCATGACGCAGCTGGAAGAGTTCCCGCCGGCCAGGGTGCCGGGCACGGCCATTTTCATGACCATGAACCCGGGCGTGGTGCCCGCCGCGCTACTGCATAACCTGAAGCACAACAAGGTGCTGCACGAGCATGTGCTGTTTCTGACCATCCGCGTGGCGGACGTGCCGTACGCGTCGCCGGACGAGCGCTTCGAGGTCGGGCAGATCAGTCCGTCGTGCTGGCAGGTGGTGGTGCACTACGGCTTCAAGGAAGATCCGGACGTGCCGGCGGTGTTGCGGCTGGTGGCCGAGGCGTACCCCGAGATCGACCTGGAGCCGATGCGCACGTCGTATTATTTGTCGCGCCAGACCGTGGTGGCCGCCAGGCGGCCGGCCATGCAGCGCTGGCGGCGCGCCATCTTCGCCTTCATGGCCCGCAACGGCACGCGCAGCACGAAGTTCTTCAAGATTCCGCCCAACCGGGTGGTGGAAATGGGAATGCAGGTGGAACTGTAA
- a CDS encoding MotA/TolQ/ExbB proton channel family protein has product MSNAMHNAILVAQASTAPAAPGASAAAATGALPAAQQAADALNQAAPALSPAADAVQQAAAAMPASAPPPLPVPADMGFLHFVAQSDFVGKALFAILIVMSLVTWYLILVKFINNVRMRRRSADFLNKFWNSSSLEQVENEIVTHGARDPFSHLTSHAMHAQAHHAKFGATKLEETGANGEFVTRTMRKVIDEETAKLENGLTVLASVGSTAPFVGLFGTVWGVYHALVGIGLADGVTINRIAGPVGEALIMTGLGLAVAIPAVLAYNAFVRGNRVFLSRLDAFAHDLFAFLSTGQQVVLSDGKVRALRRQGHAVSARGAE; this is encoded by the coding sequence ATGTCCAACGCTATGCATAACGCCATTCTGGTGGCGCAGGCGAGCACCGCGCCCGCTGCGCCTGGCGCCTCCGCTGCGGCGGCGACCGGTGCGTTGCCGGCCGCGCAGCAGGCCGCCGACGCCCTGAACCAGGCCGCGCCCGCGCTGTCGCCGGCCGCCGATGCGGTGCAACAGGCCGCCGCCGCGATGCCGGCGTCCGCGCCGCCGCCGCTGCCCGTGCCGGCCGACATGGGTTTCCTGCACTTCGTGGCGCAGAGCGACTTCGTCGGCAAGGCGCTGTTCGCCATCCTGATCGTGATGTCGCTGGTCACCTGGTACCTGATCCTGGTGAAGTTCATCAATAACGTGCGCATGCGCCGCCGCTCGGCCGATTTCCTGAACAAGTTCTGGAATTCCAGCTCGCTGGAGCAGGTCGAAAACGAGATCGTCACGCACGGCGCGCGCGATCCTTTCTCGCACCTGACCAGCCACGCCATGCATGCGCAGGCGCACCACGCCAAGTTCGGCGCCACCAAGCTCGAAGAAACCGGCGCCAATGGTGAGTTCGTCACGCGCACGATGCGCAAGGTGATCGACGAAGAGACGGCCAAGCTGGAAAACGGCCTGACGGTGCTGGCCTCGGTGGGTTCCACCGCGCCGTTCGTGGGGCTGTTCGGCACGGTGTGGGGCGTGTACCACGCGCTGGTCGGCATCGGCCTGGCCGACGGGGTCACCATCAATCGCATCGCCGGCCCGGTGGGCGAAGCCCTGATCATGACCGGGCTGGGCCTGGCGGTGGCCATTCCGGCCGTGCTGGCCTACAATGCCTTCGTGCGCGGCAACCGCGTGTTCCTGTCGCGCCTGGATGCATTCGCCCATGACCTGTTCGCCTTCCTGAGCACGGGCCAGCAAGTGGTGCTGTCCGACGGCAAGGTGCGCGCGCTGCGCCGCCAGGGTCACGCCGTCAGCGCCCGGGGAGCCGAATAA
- the argG gene encoding argininosuccinate synthase, whose product MTTILPNLPVGQKVGIAFSGGLDTSAALLWMRNKGAIPYAYTANLGQPDEDDYDAIPRRAMEYGAENARLIDCRAQLVAEGIAALQAGAFHVSTAGITYFNTTPIGRAVTGTMLVAAMKEDGVNIWGDGSTYKGNDIERFYRYGLLTNPDLKIYKPWLDQLFIDELGGRAEMSEYMRQAGFDYKMSAEKAYSTDSNMLGATHEAKDLEQLNSGIRIVKPIMGVAFWRDDVAVKAEEVSVRFEEGQPVALNGVEYADPVELMLEANRIGGRHGLGMSDQIENRIIEAKSRGIYEAPGLALLFIAYERLVTGIHNEDTIEQYRESGRKLGRLLYQGRWFDPQAIMLRETAQRWVARAVTGEVTLELRRGNDYSLLNTESPNLTYAPERLSMEKVENAPFTPADRIGQLTMRNLDITDTRDKLFTYVKTGLLASSGGAALPQLKDAKK is encoded by the coding sequence ATGACCACTATTCTTCCCAACCTTCCCGTCGGCCAGAAGGTCGGCATTGCTTTTTCGGGCGGCCTGGACACCAGCGCCGCGCTGCTCTGGATGCGCAACAAGGGCGCCATTCCCTACGCCTACACCGCCAACCTGGGCCAGCCCGACGAAGACGACTACGACGCCATCCCGCGCCGCGCCATGGAATACGGCGCCGAGAACGCGCGCCTGATCGACTGCCGGGCGCAACTGGTGGCTGAAGGCATCGCGGCCCTGCAGGCCGGCGCCTTCCACGTTTCCACCGCCGGCATCACGTACTTCAATACCACGCCCATCGGCCGCGCCGTCACCGGCACCATGCTGGTGGCCGCCATGAAAGAAGACGGCGTCAACATCTGGGGCGACGGCAGCACCTACAAGGGCAACGACATCGAGCGCTTCTACCGCTATGGCCTGCTCACCAATCCCGACCTGAAAATCTACAAGCCCTGGCTCGACCAGCTGTTCATCGACGAACTGGGCGGCCGCGCCGAAATGTCCGAATACATGCGGCAAGCCGGCTTCGACTACAAGATGTCGGCCGAAAAAGCCTATTCCACCGACTCCAACATGCTGGGCGCCACCCACGAAGCCAAGGATCTCGAACAGCTGAATTCGGGCATCCGCATCGTCAAGCCCATCATGGGCGTGGCCTTCTGGCGCGACGACGTGGCGGTCAAGGCCGAAGAAGTCTCCGTGCGCTTCGAAGAAGGCCAGCCGGTGGCCCTGAATGGCGTCGAATACGCTGATCCGGTCGAACTGATGCTGGAAGCCAACCGCATCGGCGGCCGCCACGGCCTGGGCATGAGCGACCAGATCGAGAACCGCATCATCGAAGCCAAGAGCCGCGGCATCTACGAAGCCCCGGGGCTCGCGCTGCTGTTCATCGCCTACGAGCGCCTGGTCACCGGCATCCACAACGAAGACACCATCGAGCAATATCGCGAAAGCGGCCGCAAGCTGGGCCGCCTGCTGTACCAGGGCCGCTGGTTCGACCCGCAGGCCATCATGCTGCGCGAAACCGCCCAGCGCTGGGTGGCGCGCGCCGTCACCGGCGAAGTCACCCTAGAACTGCGCCGCGGCAACGACTATTCGCTGCTCAATACCGAGTCGCCCAACCTCACGTACGCGCCCGAGCGCCTGTCGATGGAAAAGGTGGAAAACGCCCCCTTCACCCCCGCCGACCGCATCGGCCAGCTGACCATGCGCAATCTCGACATCACCGACACGCGCGACAAGCTGTTCACCTACGTGAAGACGGGGCTGCTGGCATCGTCCGGCGGAGCCGCGCTGCCGCAGTTGAAGGACGCCAAGAAATAA
- a CDS encoding Bug family tripartite tricarboxylate transporter substrate binding protein translates to MNTLISAIAAASLALLGGGAAHAASFPDKPVTIIVPFVPGGSSDITARSVMPSMQKLLGQSFVAENKPGANSAIGAQALARAPADGYTMMVGSIGTFAINEALYKELAYNPSKDFAYLTQAVRNPNILVAPPSFPPNTVAELVEYAKKHPGEVTYASSGTGSSDHLSAILFRQRTGTTGVDVPYRGGAAAIADLLGAQVNVSFQNLGAVQKYVQAGKLKALAITGDARAADLPQVPTLAEAGIKDMVVYSWQGFAVPKGTPAPVVKTLSDALRKSLREPDVAKTLQGLGFEVVASSPEEFAKFQQGEVKRWKQVIKEGGIQLQ, encoded by the coding sequence GTGAACACACTGATCAGCGCCATTGCGGCCGCCAGCCTGGCCCTGCTGGGCGGCGGCGCCGCCCACGCGGCATCGTTCCCCGACAAACCCGTCACCATCATCGTGCCTTTCGTGCCCGGCGGTTCGTCCGACATCACGGCGCGCTCGGTCATGCCGAGCATGCAGAAGCTGCTGGGCCAGAGCTTCGTGGCCGAGAACAAGCCCGGCGCCAACAGCGCCATCGGCGCCCAGGCGCTGGCCCGCGCCCCGGCCGACGGCTACACCATGATGGTGGGCTCGATCGGCACCTTCGCCATCAACGAAGCGCTTTACAAAGAGCTGGCGTACAACCCCAGCAAGGACTTCGCGTACCTGACGCAGGCGGTGCGCAACCCCAACATCCTGGTGGCGCCGCCCTCGTTCCCGCCCAATACCGTGGCCGAATTGGTCGAGTACGCCAAGAAGCATCCGGGCGAAGTCACATACGCCTCGTCGGGCACCGGCTCATCGGATCACCTGTCGGCCATCCTGTTTCGCCAGCGCACCGGCACCACGGGCGTGGACGTGCCTTACCGCGGCGGCGCGGCGGCCATTGCCGACCTGCTGGGCGCGCAGGTCAATGTCTCGTTCCAGAACCTGGGCGCCGTGCAGAAGTACGTGCAGGCGGGCAAGCTGAAGGCGCTGGCCATCACCGGCGACGCGCGCGCGGCCGACCTGCCCCAGGTACCCACCCTGGCCGAGGCCGGCATCAAGGACATGGTGGTGTACTCGTGGCAAGGGTTCGCGGTGCCCAAGGGCACGCCGGCCCCGGTCGTCAAGACGCTGTCCGACGCTCTGCGCAAGAGCCTGCGCGAGCCGGACGTCGCCAAGACGCTGCAGGGCCTGGGCTTCGAGGTCGTGGCCAGCTCGCCGGAAGAGTTCGCCAAATTCCAGCAGGGTGAAGTCAAGCGCTGGAAGCAGGTCATCAAGGAAGGCGGCATCCAGCTGCAGTAG
- a CDS encoding tripartite tricarboxylate transporter substrate binding protein: protein MLVKFSIRPLLAGMCAAAALAAAPAASAAQAYPARQVTILVPFPAGGTTDIAARVVAAELGKAWQQPVVVENRAGAGGNVGTAEAARATPDGYTLLMGTVSTHAINQSVYAKLPYDPVRDFTPVTLVIPVPNILELNPAFADRHKIRSVADLIAYLKANPGKVNMASTGNGTSTHLSGELFQAMTGTKMTHVPYKGSSPALTDVMSGSADLIFDNLPSSMGFLKAGKLRPLAVTSAERSPAVPDVPTMAQAGVAGYDASSWFGLLAPAGTPPAIVDQVQRDVAKILQDPAVRERFAALGAVPSGMTPAQFKQFMAAEATKWAKVVKQSGARVD from the coding sequence ATGCTTGTAAAATTTTCCATCCGCCCGTTGCTGGCCGGCATGTGCGCCGCGGCGGCCCTGGCGGCGGCGCCGGCTGCATCCGCGGCCCAGGCTTATCCGGCCCGCCAGGTCACCATCCTGGTGCCGTTCCCGGCCGGCGGCACCACTGACATCGCGGCGCGGGTCGTGGCAGCCGAACTGGGCAAGGCCTGGCAACAGCCCGTGGTGGTGGAAAACCGCGCCGGCGCGGGCGGCAACGTGGGCACGGCCGAAGCGGCCCGCGCCACGCCCGACGGCTATACCTTGCTGATGGGCACGGTCAGCACCCACGCCATCAACCAGTCGGTCTACGCCAAGCTGCCCTACGACCCGGTGCGCGACTTCACGCCAGTCACGCTGGTGATCCCGGTGCCCAACATTCTTGAGCTGAACCCCGCCTTCGCCGACCGGCACAAGATCCGCTCGGTGGCCGATCTGATCGCCTACCTGAAGGCCAATCCCGGCAAAGTGAACATGGCCTCTACCGGCAATGGCACCTCCACGCATCTGTCCGGCGAGCTGTTCCAGGCCATGACCGGCACCAAGATGACCCATGTGCCCTACAAGGGCAGCAGCCCCGCGCTGACCGACGTCATGAGCGGCTCGGCCGACCTGATTTTCGACAACCTGCCGTCTTCAATGGGTTTCCTGAAAGCCGGCAAGCTGCGCCCGCTGGCCGTCACCAGCGCCGAACGCTCGCCCGCCGTGCCCGACGTGCCCACCATGGCGCAGGCTGGCGTGGCCGGCTACGACGCGTCCAGCTGGTTCGGACTGCTGGCGCCGGCCGGCACGCCGCCGGCCATCGTCGACCAGGTGCAGCGCGACGTCGCCAAAATTCTGCAGGATCCGGCCGTGCGCGAGCGCTTCGCGGCGCTGGGCGCGGTGCCGTCGGGCATGACCCCGGCGCAGTTCAAGCAATTCATGGCCGCCGAAGCCACCAAGTGGGCCAAGGTGGTCAAGCAATCGGGCGCGCGGGTCGACTGA
- a CDS encoding response regulator transcription factor: MRVLVIEDDTTLGHALQEFLADQGYAVDWLTDGDKVLGALAGQSYDLLLLDLNLPGRSGLDVLRQLRQDGNQVPVLIVTARDGLEDRVAGLDAGADDYVTKPFDLPELAARVRAFGRRRAGQAQPLIEAGTLTFDTVGREVRANGQRLSLSVRELSVLEMLMARAGRVVTKRQIVNSLSAWDADFSENAVEVYVYRLRKRLEGTGASIQTVRGFGYMLDTDPA; this comes from the coding sequence ATGCGAGTTCTTGTAATCGAAGACGACACGACCCTGGGCCACGCGCTCCAGGAGTTCCTGGCCGACCAGGGTTACGCGGTCGACTGGCTGACCGACGGCGACAAGGTGCTGGGCGCGCTGGCCGGGCAATCCTACGATCTGCTGCTGCTCGATCTCAACCTGCCGGGCCGCAGCGGCCTGGACGTGCTGCGCCAGCTGCGCCAGGACGGCAACCAGGTGCCCGTGCTGATCGTCACGGCGCGCGACGGCCTGGAAGACAGGGTGGCCGGCCTGGATGCCGGCGCCGACGATTACGTCACCAAACCCTTCGACCTGCCCGAGCTGGCTGCGCGGGTGCGCGCCTTCGGGCGTCGCCGCGCGGGTCAGGCGCAGCCCCTGATCGAGGCCGGCACGCTCACGTTCGACACCGTGGGCCGCGAGGTACGCGCCAACGGCCAGCGCCTGTCGCTGTCGGTGCGCGAACTCTCGGTGCTCGAAATGCTGATGGCCCGCGCTGGCCGGGTAGTCACCAAGCGCCAGATCGTCAATTCCCTGTCCGCCTGGGATGCCGACTTCAGCGAGAACGCCGTTGAAGTCTATGTCTACCGCCTGCGCAAGCGCCTGGAAGGCACCGGCGCCAGCATCCAGACGGTGCGCGGCTTCGGGTACATGCTGGACACCGACCCGGCGTGA
- a CDS encoding sensor histidine kinase translates to MPDSPSFLSAARWQMPRGSLARYLVKRLLPPMLVLVALDLLATWVISHKFDMAGWMLEDFFWLMVLGQAILVGVFAGVIVQGVRSGLRSVNHLSDEIRQRSIDDMQPLEVAGVPVEIEPLVTHTNDLLRRLDSSLAAQRRFIGHAAHQLRTPLSGLRMESELMLSRPLPDDVRARAERIKAVSDRMIRLGQQLLVLARSDPNARPQDSFVRIDLCEWVRASGAEWIPHARTAHFEIDLVAPEQPVWIDGDPLLLDELLGNLIDNALRYGQGGGRITLTVGLNPPSLTVEDDGPGIPADEHERVFEAFYRSPGSMAGGSGLGLAIVREIAHAHGAWWKLSSRPEYPGTRLSVVFPGPRKGAQLTRQDRAS, encoded by the coding sequence ATGCCGGATTCCCCCTCTTTTCTTTCCGCCGCGCGTTGGCAAATGCCGCGCGGCTCGCTGGCGCGCTACCTGGTAAAGCGGCTGCTGCCGCCCATGCTGGTGCTGGTGGCGCTGGACCTGCTCGCGACCTGGGTCATCAGCCACAAGTTCGACATGGCGGGTTGGATGCTGGAGGACTTCTTCTGGCTGATGGTGCTGGGCCAGGCCATTCTGGTGGGCGTGTTCGCGGGCGTCATCGTACAGGGCGTGCGGTCGGGGCTGCGTTCGGTCAACCACTTGTCCGACGAGATCCGGCAGCGCTCCATCGACGACATGCAGCCCCTGGAAGTGGCCGGCGTGCCGGTTGAAATCGAGCCGCTGGTCACGCATACCAATGATCTGCTGCGGCGCCTGGATTCTTCGCTGGCGGCGCAGCGGCGCTTCATCGGCCACGCCGCGCACCAGTTGCGCACGCCGCTCAGCGGCCTGCGCATGGAGTCGGAACTGATGCTGTCGCGGCCCTTGCCCGACGACGTGCGGGCGCGCGCCGAGCGCATCAAGGCCGTCAGCGACCGCATGATCCGCCTGGGCCAGCAACTGCTGGTGCTGGCCCGTTCCGATCCGAATGCGCGCCCGCAGGACAGCTTCGTGCGCATCGACCTGTGCGAGTGGGTCAGGGCAAGCGGCGCCGAATGGATTCCGCACGCCCGCACCGCGCATTTCGAGATCGACCTGGTGGCGCCCGAGCAGCCCGTGTGGATCGACGGCGATCCGCTGCTGCTCGACGAACTGCTGGGCAACCTGATCGACAATGCGCTGCGCTATGGACAGGGGGGCGGACGCATCACGCTGACGGTGGGCTTGAACCCGCCTTCGCTCACGGTCGAAGACGACGGGCCGGGCATTCCCGCCGACGAGCACGAACGCGTGTTCGAGGCCTTCTACCGCTCGCCGGGCAGCATGGCGGGCGGCTCGGGCCTGGGGCTGGCCATCGTGCGCGAAATCGCCCATGCCCATGGCGCCTGGTGGAAGCTGAGCAGCCGCCCCGAGTATCCCGGCACCCGCCTGTCCGTGGTTTTTCCCGGCCCCCGCAAAGGCGCCCAACTGACCCGTCAAGATCGCGCATCATGA